The genomic interval GCCCAGGGCAAACATCGAGCCCGCACTCGGGCCTCCCACCGCCTCCAGGCCGAACTGGGCGTCGACGTCGGAGTCCACCCGCACGGTGAGCGTGATCCCGAGCAAGGAGCCCTCCGTGTCCTCGGGAGCCCCGACCTCCTGCGGTGAGAGCGTCGTGAGCGCGACGTCGGTCGGGGTGCCGTCGCGCTCGACGGTGACGGTGACACGGGTCCCGGGGGCAAGCGTCGTCATGAGGGCGCGCAGCTGGGGGTAGCCGGTGATCTCGGTGCGCTCGCCGTCAACAGTCAGGGCTGTGAGGACGTCACCCGGGACGAACCCCGCCCCCGCCTGGGCGTCGGTCACGCCCCGGATCTCCAGGACGACGGTGTCGGCCAGTCCCGCCTCGAGGAGGGCGGCGACGACGGCGGTGGACTGGGAGGAGTTCATGAGCGACTGGTTGGCCTCCTCAACCTCCTCGGCGCTCATCGTCTCCGGGCACACGAGCTCGCGGTCGATAACGCTCTCGTTCGTGTCGAACCATGCCCCCAGCACGTCGAGGAGTGTGACGGGGTAGCCGGGGCAGCCCCGCACGGCGACCGTTGTCATGCGCAGGGCGCCCTCAGCGGGGTAGGTCTGAGCGCCGCTGACGGTGATGACCTGCGCGGCGTCCGCGCCGCCGGAACCGTCCTGGTCAACCGTGCCGAGGACGTTCCAGGTTGGCCCGGGGCTCTCGATGACGTAGTCGACCGGGACGGTCGCTGCCGCGACGACGACCGCGACGGCCAGCAGCACGGGCAGGGCGATGCGCGCGGCCCGCCAGAGGCGGCGACGCCGGGAGGTGGCGCTAGCCGCCGGTGACGGCAGGGGGTTGGGCGGGGGCGCGTCGGGACGCTCAGGGCCACCGGGGCCGTCAGGACCACTGGGGTCACTGGGGCCGCTGGGGCCGTCGGGGTTGTCAGTGGGCAGCAGGTCGGTCACGGCCCCATCATGGGGCACCGGTCTGGGAACGCGCCGCAACAGCATGTCGGCCCCAGCCTGCTCATGGCCCATGTTCAGATACTTCCAGGAACCCATGGCAGGCTGTTGCCCTGACCCCGGTGGGACGCGTCGCGCCCCGTCGGCACCACCAGGAAGGACACTGATGAGCAGCGATTCCGCCCCCGACCCCTTCGACCAGATCGAGCAGGTGCTCGCCTCCCTGTTCGGTGCTGAGGTCGCCGGCGACGCCGTCGGCGCGTTGCGCGCCTCAGGAGTCAGCCCCGAGGACCTGGTGCGCTCGGGCGCCTTGCCGGACCTGTCGCAGGTGAGCCCCGGCCAGATGATGGCCCTGCAGGCGCAGATGCAGCAGATGATGGCCGCCTCTGCCAACGAGACCGTCAACTGGACGATGGGCAAGGACCTCGCGCTGCGCACCGCCGGCGCCCAGGGTGACCCGGTGGTGACGGCCGCCGTCGCCGAGACCACGCGGGGCGCGCTGCGCGTGGCGGATCTGTGGCTCGACTCCGTCACCGATCTCATGCCCGCGCCGGGGCCCCGCGAGGCATGGACACGCCAGCAGTGGGTCGAGCGCACCCTCGCCACCTGGCAGGAGGTCTGCGCCCCGGTCGCCGAGGCCGCCACCAGCGCGCTGACCGACGCCCTCCAGCACCAGGTCGAGCAGCTGGACGCGACAGCTGAGGACGAGGCCGTCGTCCGCCAGGTCGGCGCGCTCGGCGGCATCATGCGCTCAATGGCGGGCACGGCCTTTGGCATGCAGCTCGGCCACGCCGTCGGGCAGCTCGCCGCCGAGGCCCTGTCCGCCACGGATGTCGGTCTGCCCCTGACCACGGAGCCGGGGACCGCCCTCGTGCCCGCGGGCGTGGCGGACTTCGCTGACGGCCTCGTGGCGGACGAGGAGCAGGTCAGGCTCTTCCTGGCGGTGCGCGAGGCGGCCACCGCACGCCTGTACGCCCACGTGCCCTGGCTGCGCGGCCAGGTCCTGGGGGCGCTCGAGGCCTACGCGAGGGAGATCCGCATCGACACCGAGGCCGTTGAGGAGGCGGTCGCGCAGGTGGACCCCTCCGACCCGGAGGCGATCCGCACGGCCCTTGAGTCCGGCATGTTCGCGTCCCAGGACAGCCCGGCGCAGCGCGCCGCCCTGGAGAGCCTGGAGACGCTGCTGGCGCTCGTGGAGGGCTGGGTGGAGGTCGTCACCGCGCGCGCCACCGCCCCGCACCTGCCGCGGGCCGCGGCACTGCAGGAGATGCTGCGCCGTCGTCGCCTGGCCGGAGGTGCGGCCGAGCAGGTCTTTGCGCGTCTCATCGGCCTGCAGTTCCGGCCGCGGCTCGTGCGTGAGGCCGCGCGCCTGTGGGAACGGTTGGGGGTGCAGGCCGGGGACGCCGAGCGTGACGCCTTCTGGCTCCACCCCGACGTCATGCCGACGGCGGCCGAACTCGCCAGCCCCGATGACTTCCTCACGATGCGCCGGGCGGCCGCGGACATGGACTCCGAGATCGACGCGGACCTGGCCTCCCTGCTTGAGGGCACGCTCGGCTACGCCGAGGGCGTGCGCGACGCCGACACACGCCAGGACGCGCCCTCCGAGGAGGACGGTCCCACGGAGGAGGACGGTCCCACGGAGGAGGACGGTCCCGCGGAGGAGTGACGACGGCCTGGGTGGGCCGGGGGAGTGCGGGCCGACCGGCTCAGTCCAGGGTGCTGCGCAGCGCCTCGATAAGCCCGGGGATGATCGCCTCGCCCTGGGTGACATTGGCATCGTCGTCCTGGCGCCGCCCGCGCACCGCGCACCAGGACTCGCCCGTGCGCAGGACGCCCACGACCATGCGCACGTCGTTCGTGCCGGGGTCCTGGCGCATGACGGCCAGGCGCTGCTCCGCGTCCGCGATCGCCGCCGCCCGCTCCTGCGCCTCAAGGGGCACGGTCATCTGCTCCACGCTCAGCACGACGCCGTCAACCGTCTCCGGCCAGGCCAGCTGGCCGAGGAGCTGCTCGAGATTCGCCGACGCCGGCAGGTCCTCCTGCTCGATGACGGTCAGCGCCGTCGGGTCCGCCTGGGACTCGGCGAGGGCGGCGGCGTCGAGCAGGGAGGCCAGGGACGGGTCCTGCTCGAGCGCCGCGGCGGTGCGCACGAGCGCGAAGACGCCAACCGGGGCGTCCCAGCCCCGCTGCGCGACGTGGGACTCGACCTCGACGACGGTGCGGGCGAGGGAGGTCTGCTGGGGACTCATGCGGGTGCTGGGCTGGGAGGAGGGCATGGGCGCAGCCTAGGTGCGTTCGGGCAGGTCGGCACCGGCCCGGTGAGTGTGCGCCAGGGGCGGACGGCTTTGGCCACGGCGACGGCGGCATGGGACGATGGGCACACCCAGACCCCTGGTGCACCGGGGGACCACGCGCCGCTACGCGGTGCTGATGCTGCCGAGACGACGGAGTGTTCCTGTGAGCATGAGGCCCGACGACGAGTCCCCCGACAAGCCCGACGACGAGTCCGGACCCTCCGGGTCCGAGTCCCTGAGCCGCGAGGACCGGGTCCGTGGCGGTTTCTTCCAGCCCGACGGCGCCGGCCGCAGGGCCTCGTCCTCG from Actinomyces respiraculi carries:
- a CDS encoding PPA1309 family protein, whose product is MPSSQPSTRMSPQQTSLARTVVEVESHVAQRGWDAPVGVFALVRTAAALEQDPSLASLLDAAALAESQADPTALTVIEQEDLPASANLEQLLGQLAWPETVDGVVLSVEQMTVPLEAQERAAAIADAEQRLAVMRQDPGTNDVRMVVGVLRTGESWCAVRGRRQDDDANVTQGEAIIPGLIEALRSTLD
- a CDS encoding zinc-dependent metalloprotease, with the translated sequence MSSDSAPDPFDQIEQVLASLFGAEVAGDAVGALRASGVSPEDLVRSGALPDLSQVSPGQMMALQAQMQQMMAASANETVNWTMGKDLALRTAGAQGDPVVTAAVAETTRGALRVADLWLDSVTDLMPAPGPREAWTRQQWVERTLATWQEVCAPVAEAATSALTDALQHQVEQLDATAEDEAVVRQVGALGGIMRSMAGTAFGMQLGHAVGQLAAEALSATDVGLPLTTEPGTALVPAGVADFADGLVADEEQVRLFLAVREAATARLYAHVPWLRGQVLGALEAYAREIRIDTEAVEEAVAQVDPSDPEAIRTALESGMFASQDSPAQRAALESLETLLALVEGWVEVVTARATAPHLPRAAALQEMLRRRRLAGGAAEQVFARLIGLQFRPRLVREAARLWERLGVQAGDAERDAFWLHPDVMPTAAELASPDDFLTMRRAAADMDSEIDADLASLLEGTLGYAEGVRDADTRQDAPSEEDGPTEEDGPTEEDGPAEE
- a CDS encoding YlbL family protein, translated to MTDLLPTDNPDGPSGPSDPSGPDGPGGPERPDAPPPNPLPSPAASATSRRRRLWRAARIALPVLLAVAVVVAAATVPVDYVIESPGPTWNVLGTVDQDGSGGADAAQVITVSGAQTYPAEGALRMTTVAVRGCPGYPVTLLDVLGAWFDTNESVIDRELVCPETMSAEEVEEANQSLMNSSQSTAVVAALLEAGLADTVVLEIRGVTDAQAGAGFVPGDVLTALTVDGERTEITGYPQLRALMTTLAPGTRVTVTVERDGTPTDVALTTLSPQEVGAPEDTEGSLLGITLTVRVDSDVDAQFGLEAVGGPSAGSMFALGIIDALTPGSLTGGQDIAGTGTISTDGSIGPIGGIQQKMAGAAQAGSSWFLAPVDNCSEVVGHEPEGMTVVAVSTLHEAVEAVEAIASGQTDALPSCQAAN